Proteins from one Anopheles nili chromosome 2, idAnoNiliSN_F5_01, whole genome shotgun sequence genomic window:
- the LOC128730241 gene encoding neuropeptide Y receptor type 2 — protein MIPVYEQELTTANATNFTLSFEELLLFEIRNSSKVIRPSVDNDVITSNKLVQIVFCVLYSSIFILGVFGNVLVCFVVFRNKAMQTVTNLFITNLALSDILLCVLAVPFTPSYTFMRRWVFGKLLCHTVPLAQGCSVYISTLTLTSIAIDRFFVIIYPFHPRMKLTTCITIIVLIWSFAIMVTMPYGLYMKLHGTASNETDEGDISGIEDPPASFSSAMYCEELWPSEEMRKTFSIVTSILQFVLPFIIMAFCYVCVSIRLNDRARTKPGSKTSRREEADRDRKKRTNRMLISMVAIFGISWLPLNVVNMWNDFYSDINSWRFYNLIFFIAHLTAMSSTCYNPFLYAWLNDNFRKEFKQVLPCFDPSRGRSRTIGSSRGGVGGGWRSGERTCNGNNDTVQETLIPSSQIVSSCRSPPLPHHHRQPQQQQRHHLNTFSTQSLDNQQPMVDSILLSEIVPPSSIPPPFDNNTLSGVTPSAKTIVLPSGMLETPFDVQYISENTSIVNASISGLSSDVSKENEQGAHFSTSCSKLSSLILKNDSTLTDTKVPVIL, from the coding sequence ATGATACCCGTCTACGAACAAGAACTTACGACCGCAAATGCAACGAACTTTACATTATCGTTCGAGGAATTGCTTCTTTTCGAGATAAGGAACAGTTCAAAAGTGATACGGCCTAGTGTAGACAACGACGTCATTACTTCCAACAAACTAGTGCAgattgtgttttgtgttttgtacTCGAGCATATTTATATTAGGCGTTTTTGGCAATGTACTAGTGTGTTTCGTCGTGTTCCGCAACAAGGCCATGCAAACTGTGACTAATTTGTTCATTACTAATCTCGCCCTCTCGGACATTTTACTGTGCGTATTAGCCGTGCCTTTCACACCATCTTATACTTTTATGAGACGATGGGTATTTGGAAAGCTGTTGTGTCACACTGTTCCATTAGCTCAAGGATGCAGTGTATACATATCGACCCTAACGTTAACGTCCATTGCGATTGaccgtttttttgtcatcATTTACCCGTTTCATCCACGTATGAAGTTGACTACCTGCATCACGATTATTGTGTTGATATGGTCATTTGCAATTATGGTGACGATGCCATATGGTTTGTACATGAAGCTGCATGGTACGGCATCTAATGAAACTGACGAAGGCGATATCAGTGGCATTGAAGATCCACCAGCTTCATTTTCGAGCGCGATGTACTGCGAAGAGCTGTGGCCATCAGAAGAAATGCGCAAGACATTCTCTATTGTTACTTCGATTCTGCAGTTTGTGCTGCCGTTCATCATTATGGCGTTTTGCTACGTTTGTGTATCAATACGGTTAAATGACCGTGCTCGTACTAAACCAGGAAGCAAGACGTCACGCCGAGAGGAGgctgatcgcgatcgtaaGAAGCGTACGAACCGAATGCTTATTTCaatggtggccatttttggtATATCCTGGCTGCCGTTAAACGTGGTAAACATGTGGAACGATTTCTATTCCGACATAAACAGCTGGCGGTTTTACAATCTGATATTCTTTATTGCCCATCTCACGGCGATGTCCTCAACCTGTTACAATCCATTTCTCTATGCATGGCTGAACGACAACTTCCGCAAGGAGTTTAAACAAGTGCTTCCTTGTTTTGATCCGTCGCGTGGCCGTTCGAGAACAATCGGAAGTAGTCGAGGTGGAGTTGGCGGTGGATGGCGCTCTGGTGAAAGGACTTGCAACGGCAACAATGACACCGTGCAGGAGACGCTGATACCTAGCTCTCAAATTGTTTCCAGCTGTCGCAGTCCACCGTTGccacaccatcatcgtcaaccacagcagcagcagcggcatcaTCTAAACACATTCTCGACTCAGAGCCTGGATAACCAGCAGCCAATGGTGGATTCGATCTTGCTGTCAGAGATTGTTCCACCATCTTCAATTCCTCCACCTTTTGACAACAACACGCTTTCAGGCGTAACACCAAGTGCGAAGACGATCGTCCTTCCTTCTGGGATGCTGGAAACTCCATTTGATGTGCAGTATATTTCAGAAAATACCTCGATAGTTAATGCATCAATTTCTGGGTTATCATCTGATGTTAGTAAGGAGAACGAACAAGGTGCTCATTTTAGTACGAGCTGTTCAAAACTGTCATCCCTAATCTTAAAAAACGATAGCACTCTGACTGATACAAAAGTGCCGGTTATTTTGTAA